The Penaeus vannamei isolate JL-2024 chromosome 39, ASM4276789v1, whole genome shotgun sequence genome window below encodes:
- the LOC138860047 gene encoding uncharacterized protein — MDQGKKTRGTKRNTKKTKPKPRKSQSKDLDDYSDQSEESDRRSDESNREEEQSSEKSDEDHSSEESDEDHSSEESDKDQSSKESDEDQSSEESDEDQSSEESDEDQSSEGSDSEEDVQSSEGSKDEANKSSEESGDDVNHSGKGSEDKEEEDQSSEGSDSEEDDQVNEESDDEEANQSSEGSDSEEDDSLSKETDDQSSEGSEDDEEEDQSSAGSDCEEDEQTTDEEESDPNREQDSESEDEDGDGESSEDSSSEPEQQGPKEHQPQRSGQRSRQNPEESSRKKDLDKQTQQHKRSSSKHQKSKGRTSCPAKSAKKLGRKHDIPKQKGTPPQSTKEAKKPPTPKVNFQMCYYFSRS; from the exons ATGGAccaggggaaaaaaacaagaggcacaaagcgaaatacaaagaaaacaaaacccaaaCCACGAAAATCCCAGTCAAAGGACTTGGATGACTATTCTGACCAGAGTGAGGAATCTGACAGGAGATCGGATGAAAGtaatagagaggaagagcagtCTAGTGAAAAAAGTGATGAAGATCATTCAAGTGAAGAAAGTGATGAAGATCATTCAAGTGAAGAAAGCGATAAAGATCAGTCAAGTAAAGAAAGTGATGAAGATCAGTCAAGTGAAGAAAGTGATGAAGATCAGTCAAGTGAAGAAAGTGATGAAGATCAGTCAAGCGAAGGGAGCGATTCTGAAGAGGACGTTCAGTCAAGTGAAGGAAGTAAAGATGAGGCAAATAAGTCAAGCGAAGAAAGTGGTGATGACGTAAATCACTCAGGTAAAGGgagtgaagataaagaagaggaagatcagTCAAGCGAAGGGAGCGATTCTGAAGAGGACGATCAGGTAAACGAAGAAAGTGATGATGAAGAGGCAAATCAGTCAAGCGAAGGGAGCGATTCTGAAGAGGACGATAGCTTGAGCAAAGAAACTGATGATCAGTCAAGCGAAGGAAGTGAAGATGACGAAGAGGAAGATCAGTCAAGTGCAGGGAGTGATTGTGAAGAGGACGAGCAGACGACAGATGAAGAAGAATCCGATCCTAACAGAGAGCAAGACAGCGAGTCTGAGGACGAGGATGGAGATGGCGAGAGTAGTGAGGACAGCAGCAGTGAGCCGGAACAGCAAGGCCCTAAGGAGCACCAACCACAGAGGAGTGGCCAGCGCTCGAGGCAGAATCCCGAAGAGTCCAGCCGGAAGAAGGATCTTGATAAGCAAACACAGCAGCACAAACGCTCGTCAAGCAAGCACCAGAAATCTAAAGGAAGGACATCATGTCCGGCAAAATCTGCGAAGAAGTTGG GGAGAAAACACGATATtccaaaacaaaaaggaacaccGCCACAGTCAACTAAAGAAGCGAAGAAGCCTCCAACTCCAAAGGTAAACTTCCAGATGTGTTACTATTTCTCTAGATCATAG